One window of the Thamnophis elegans isolate rThaEle1 chromosome 6, rThaEle1.pri, whole genome shotgun sequence genome contains the following:
- the MTMR6 gene encoding myotubularin-related protein 6 isoform X1, with translation MEHIRTTKVEQVKLLDRFSTNIKSQTGTLYLTATHLLFIDSSQKETWILHHHIAAVEKLALTTTGCPLVIQCKNFRIVHFIVPRERDCHDIYNSLLQLSKPARYDELYAFSYNPKQNEEERVRGWQIIDLTEEYGRMGVPNSEWQLSDANHEYKICETYPRDLYVPRSASKPIIVGSSKFRSKGRFPVLSYYHKANEAAICRCSQPLSGFSARCLEDEHMLQAISKANPNNHYMYVMDTRPKLNAMANRAAGKGYENEDNYSNIRFQFVGIENIHVMRSSLQKLLEVCGTRGLSVNDFLSGLESSGWLRHIKAVLDAGIFLAKAVAFESASVLVHCSDGWDRTSQVCSLGSLLLDPFYRTIKGFMVLVEKDWIAFGHKFSDRCGQLDGDPKEISPVFAQFLECAWHLTEQFPQAFEYNEAFLLQIHEHIHSCQFGNFIGNCQKEREELKLKEKAFSLWPFLLDDRRKYLNPIYNEHFSQSLSVLEPDTAAFNFKFWRNMYHQFDHTMHPRQSILSHVMSLSEQNKQLEKDIKELENKLGHHLRKDLDAVFAKESVCPVSPGVKTSLCFKKEQPLLHENDCIRTIEGSNTADNRYMEYMEEFSKTEPSVVSLEYGVARMTC, from the exons ATGGAGCACATCCGCACCACGAAG gttGAACAGGTAAAGTTACTGGACCGATTCAGCACCAACATCAAGTCACAAACAGGAACTCTTTACCTTACTGCAACTCACTTGTTGTTTATAGATTCCAGCCAGAAAGAGACATGG ATATTACACCATCATATTGCTGCGGTGGAGAAACTGGCTTTGACTACTACTGGCTGCCCCTTAGTGATTCAGTGCAAGAACTTCAGAATAGTTCACTTCATTGTTCCCAGAGAAAGAGACTGCCATGATATTTATAACTCTTTGCTTCAGCTGTCAAAACCAG CAAGGTACGACGAATTATATGCCTTTTCATATAATCCGAAGCAAAACGAGGAAGAGAGGGTGCGAGGCTGGCAAATCATTGACCTGACAGAAGAATATGGTCGGATGGGTGTGCCTAACTCCGAATGGCAATTATCAGATGCAAACCACGAGTATAAG ATTTGTGAGACATATCCTAGAGACCTTTATGTTCCCAGGAGTGCAAGCAAGCCCATAATTGTTGGCAGTTCTAAATTCCGAAGCAAAGGAAGGTTTCCTGTGCTCTCATATTATCATAAAGCTAATGAG GCTGCCATTTGCAGATGTAGTCAGCCTCTCTCAGGATTCAGTGCCAGATGTCTGGAGGATGAACACATGTTGCAAGCAATAAGTAAAGCTAATCCCAATAACCACTATATGTATGTCATGGACACCAGACCAAAA CTGAATGCAATGGCGAATAGAGCAGCAGGTAAAGGCTATGAAAATGAAGATAATTATTCCAACATTAGATTCCAATTTGTTGGTATTGAAAATATCCATGTAATGAGATCAAGCCTGCAAAAGCTTCTGGAAG tttgtggAACAAGAGGCCTCTCAGTCAATGATTTTctctcaggcttggagagctctGGATGGCTGAGACACATCAAAGCAGTGTTGGATGCTGGTATCTTCTTAGCTAAA GCTGTAGCTTTTGAGAGCGCAAGTGTATTAGTACATTGCTCTGATGGCTGGGACAGGACATCTCAGGTCTGTTCCTTGGGTTCTCTATTATTGGATCCCTTTTACAGAACAATTAAAGGATTCATG GTTTTGGTGGAAAAAGACTGGATTGCTTTTGGACATAAATTTTCAGATAG atGTGGACAACTGGATGGTGACCCAAAGGAAATATCCCCAGTGTTTGCCCAATTTTTAGAATGCGCCTGGCACCTGACAGAGCAGTTTCCACAGGCCTTTGAGTACAATGAAGCTTTTCTCCTTCAGATCCATGAGCACATCCATTCATGCCAGTTTGGAAACTTCATTGGAAACTGCCAAAAAGAACGAGAAGAACTCAA ATTGAAAGAGAAGGCTTTTTCCCTGTGGCCTTTTCTTTTGGATGACCGCAGGAAATACCTAAATCCAATCTacaatgaacatttttcacagtcACTTTCAGTTCTGGAGCCGGATACAGCCGCCTTTAATTTTAA GTTTTGGAGAAACATGTATCATCAGTTTGATCACACAATGCATCCCCGGCAATCTATACTGAGCCATGTGATGAGCCTGAGTGAGCAAAATAAACAACTGGAGAAAGATATTAAAGAATTGGAAAAT AAATTGGGCCACCATTTACGCAAGGATTTGGATGCTGTCTTTGCGAAGGAGTCTGTCTGTCCCGTGTCACCAGGAGTTAAAACCTCACTCTGCTTTAAGAAGGAGCAGCCTCTCTTACATGAGAATGACTGCATTCGGACAATAGAGGGCTCCAACACAGCAGACAATCGATACATGGAGTACATGGAAGAGTTCTCCAAAACAGAGCCTAGTGTTGTCAGCCTGGAATATGGAGTGGCAAGAATGACCTGTTAA
- the MTMR6 gene encoding myotubularin-related protein 6 isoform X2: protein MEHIRTTKVEQVKLLDRFSTNIKSQTGTLYLTATHLLFIDSSQKETWILHHHIAAVEKLALTTTGCPLVIQCKNFRIVHFIVPRERDCHDIYNSLLQLSKPARYDELYAFSYNPKQNEEERVRGWQIIDLTEEYGRMGVPNSEWQLSDANHEYKICETYPRDLYVPRSASKPIIVGSSKFRSKGRFPVLSYYHKANEAAICRCSQPLSGFSARCLEDEHMLQAISKANPNNHYMYVMDTRPKLNAMANRAAGKGYENEDNYSNIRFQFVGIENIHVMRSSLQKLLEVCGTRGLSVNDFLSGLESSGWLRHIKAVLDAGIFLAKAVAFESASVLVHCSDGWDRTSQVCSLGSLLLDPFYRTIKGFMVLVEKDWIAFGHKFSDRCGQLDGDPKEISPVFAQFLECAWHLTEQFPQAFEYNEAFLLQIHEHIHSCQFGNFIGNCQKEREELKLKEKAFSLWPFLLDDRRKYLNPIYNEHFSQSLSVLEPDTAAFNFKFWRNMYHQFDHTMHPRQSILSHVMSLSEQNKQLEKDIKELENVLWKII, encoded by the exons ATGGAGCACATCCGCACCACGAAG gttGAACAGGTAAAGTTACTGGACCGATTCAGCACCAACATCAAGTCACAAACAGGAACTCTTTACCTTACTGCAACTCACTTGTTGTTTATAGATTCCAGCCAGAAAGAGACATGG ATATTACACCATCATATTGCTGCGGTGGAGAAACTGGCTTTGACTACTACTGGCTGCCCCTTAGTGATTCAGTGCAAGAACTTCAGAATAGTTCACTTCATTGTTCCCAGAGAAAGAGACTGCCATGATATTTATAACTCTTTGCTTCAGCTGTCAAAACCAG CAAGGTACGACGAATTATATGCCTTTTCATATAATCCGAAGCAAAACGAGGAAGAGAGGGTGCGAGGCTGGCAAATCATTGACCTGACAGAAGAATATGGTCGGATGGGTGTGCCTAACTCCGAATGGCAATTATCAGATGCAAACCACGAGTATAAG ATTTGTGAGACATATCCTAGAGACCTTTATGTTCCCAGGAGTGCAAGCAAGCCCATAATTGTTGGCAGTTCTAAATTCCGAAGCAAAGGAAGGTTTCCTGTGCTCTCATATTATCATAAAGCTAATGAG GCTGCCATTTGCAGATGTAGTCAGCCTCTCTCAGGATTCAGTGCCAGATGTCTGGAGGATGAACACATGTTGCAAGCAATAAGTAAAGCTAATCCCAATAACCACTATATGTATGTCATGGACACCAGACCAAAA CTGAATGCAATGGCGAATAGAGCAGCAGGTAAAGGCTATGAAAATGAAGATAATTATTCCAACATTAGATTCCAATTTGTTGGTATTGAAAATATCCATGTAATGAGATCAAGCCTGCAAAAGCTTCTGGAAG tttgtggAACAAGAGGCCTCTCAGTCAATGATTTTctctcaggcttggagagctctGGATGGCTGAGACACATCAAAGCAGTGTTGGATGCTGGTATCTTCTTAGCTAAA GCTGTAGCTTTTGAGAGCGCAAGTGTATTAGTACATTGCTCTGATGGCTGGGACAGGACATCTCAGGTCTGTTCCTTGGGTTCTCTATTATTGGATCCCTTTTACAGAACAATTAAAGGATTCATG GTTTTGGTGGAAAAAGACTGGATTGCTTTTGGACATAAATTTTCAGATAG atGTGGACAACTGGATGGTGACCCAAAGGAAATATCCCCAGTGTTTGCCCAATTTTTAGAATGCGCCTGGCACCTGACAGAGCAGTTTCCACAGGCCTTTGAGTACAATGAAGCTTTTCTCCTTCAGATCCATGAGCACATCCATTCATGCCAGTTTGGAAACTTCATTGGAAACTGCCAAAAAGAACGAGAAGAACTCAA ATTGAAAGAGAAGGCTTTTTCCCTGTGGCCTTTTCTTTTGGATGACCGCAGGAAATACCTAAATCCAATCTacaatgaacatttttcacagtcACTTTCAGTTCTGGAGCCGGATACAGCCGCCTTTAATTTTAA GTTTTGGAGAAACATGTATCATCAGTTTGATCACACAATGCATCCCCGGCAATCTATACTGAGCCATGTGATGAGCCTGAGTGAGCAAAATAAACAACTGGAGAAAGATATTAAAGAATTGGAAAAT gtgctttggaaaataatttga